A genomic region of Streptomyces sp. NBC_00247 contains the following coding sequences:
- the gcvT gene encoding glycine cleavage system aminomethyltransferase GcvT, which translates to MSNAPRTTALDALHRSLGATMTDFAGWDMPLRYASERDEHHAVRTRAGLFDLSHMGEIAVTGPGAVAFLNHALVGNIGTVGVGRARYTMIVREDGGILDDLIVYRPAETEYLVVANAGNAQTVLDTLTERVTGFDAEVRDDRDAYALIAVQGPESPAVLKAVTDADLDGLKYYAGLPGTVAGVPALIARTGYTGEDGFELFVAPEHAEALWQALTEAGAPHGLIPCGLSCRDTLRLEAGMPLYGHELTTALTPFDAGLGRVVKFEKEGDFVGREALTAAAERAEIAPPRKLVGLVAEGRRVPRAGFQVVADGRVIGEVTSGAPSPTLGKPIAMAYVDAAFAAPGTEGVGVDVRGTHEPYEVVALPFYKRQK; encoded by the coding sequence ATGAGCAACGCCCCCCGTACGACCGCCCTCGACGCGCTGCATCGCTCGCTGGGCGCGACCATGACCGACTTCGCGGGCTGGGACATGCCGCTGCGGTACGCCAGTGAGCGTGACGAGCACCACGCGGTACGTACCCGCGCCGGGCTCTTCGACCTCTCGCACATGGGCGAGATCGCCGTCACCGGCCCCGGTGCCGTCGCCTTCCTGAACCACGCGCTCGTCGGCAACATCGGCACGGTCGGCGTCGGCCGGGCCCGCTACACGATGATCGTCCGCGAGGACGGCGGCATCCTGGACGACCTGATCGTCTACCGGCCGGCCGAGACCGAGTACCTCGTGGTCGCCAACGCGGGCAACGCCCAGACGGTCCTGGACACCCTGACCGAGCGGGTCACCGGCTTCGACGCCGAGGTCCGCGACGACCGCGACGCGTACGCGCTGATCGCCGTCCAGGGCCCCGAGTCCCCCGCCGTCCTGAAGGCCGTCACCGACGCCGATCTCGACGGGCTGAAGTACTACGCGGGCCTGCCCGGCACCGTCGCCGGAGTTCCGGCGCTCATCGCCCGTACCGGCTACACCGGCGAGGACGGCTTCGAGCTGTTCGTCGCCCCCGAGCACGCCGAGGCGCTCTGGCAGGCGCTCACCGAGGCCGGCGCCCCGCACGGCCTGATCCCCTGCGGGCTCTCCTGCCGCGACACGCTGCGCCTGGAGGCGGGCATGCCGCTGTACGGGCACGAGCTGACCACCGCGCTGACCCCGTTCGACGCGGGCCTCGGCCGGGTCGTGAAGTTCGAGAAGGAGGGCGACTTCGTGGGCCGCGAGGCGCTCACCGCCGCCGCCGAGCGCGCCGAGATCGCCCCGCCCCGCAAGCTCGTCGGCCTGGTCGCCGAGGGCCGCCGGGTTCCGCGCGCCGGTTTCCAGGTGGTCGCGGACGGCAGGGTGATCGGCGAGGTCACCTCCGGCGCCCCCTCCCCGACGCTGGGCAAGCCGATCGCCATGGCGTACGTGGACGCGGCCTTCGCCGCACCCGGCACCGAGGGTGTCGGCGTGGACGTCCGGGGCACCCACGAGCCGTACGAAGTCGTGGCCCTGCCCTTCTACAAGCGCCAGAAGTAG
- the gcvH gene encoding glycine cleavage system protein GcvH, translating to MSNPQQLRYSKEHEWLSAVEDGVATVGITEYAANALGDVVYAQLPAVGDTVTAGETCGELESTKSVSDLYSPVTGEVTAANQDVVDDPALVNSAPFEGGWLFKVRIAEEPGDLLTADEYTEFSGN from the coding sequence ATGAGCAACCCCCAGCAGCTGCGGTACAGCAAGGAGCACGAGTGGCTGTCGGCCGTCGAGGACGGCGTGGCAACCGTGGGCATCACCGAGTACGCGGCCAACGCGCTCGGTGACGTCGTGTACGCCCAGCTCCCGGCGGTCGGCGACACGGTGACCGCGGGCGAGACCTGCGGCGAGCTGGAGTCGACCAAGTCGGTCAGCGACCTGTACTCGCCGGTCACCGGCGAGGTCACCGCGGCGAACCAGGACGTGGTGGACGACCCGGCCCTGGTGAACTCCGCTCCCTTCGAGGGCGGCTGGCTCTTCAAGGTGCGCATCGCGGAAGAGCCGGGGGATCTGCTCACCGCCGACGAATACACCGAGTTCTCCGGCAACTGA
- the glyA gene encoding serine hydroxymethyltransferase has product MSLLNSSLHELDPDVAAAVDAELHRQQSTLEMIASENFAPAAVMEAQGSVLTNKYAEGYPGRRYYGGCEHVDVVEQIAIDRVKALFGAEAANVQPHSGAQANAAAMFALLKPGDTIMGLNLAHGGHLTHGMKINFSGKLYNVVPYHVDETGVVDMDEVERLAKESQPKLIVAGWSAYPRQLDFAAFRRVADEVGAYLMVDMAHFAGLVAAGLHPSPVPHAHVVTTTTHKTLGGPRGGVILSTQELAKKINSAVFPGQQGGPLEHVIAAKAVSFKVAASEEFKERQQRTLDGARIIADRLVQPDVTEVGVSVLSGGTDVHLVLVDLRNSELDGQQAEDRLHEIGITVNRNAVPNDPRPPMVTSGLRIGTPALATRGFRAEDFTEVAEIIASALKPSYDAEDLKARVVALAEKFPLYPGLKK; this is encoded by the coding sequence ATGTCGCTTCTCAACTCCTCCCTCCACGAGCTGGACCCGGACGTCGCCGCCGCAGTCGACGCCGAGCTCCACCGCCAGCAGTCCACCCTCGAAATGATCGCCTCGGAGAACTTCGCTCCGGCCGCCGTCATGGAGGCGCAGGGCTCCGTCCTCACCAACAAGTACGCCGAGGGCTACCCGGGCCGCCGCTACTACGGTGGCTGCGAGCACGTCGACGTGGTCGAGCAGATCGCGATCGACCGCGTCAAGGCGCTCTTCGGCGCCGAGGCCGCGAACGTCCAGCCGCACTCCGGTGCGCAGGCGAACGCCGCCGCGATGTTCGCGCTGCTCAAGCCCGGCGACACGATCATGGGCCTTAACCTGGCCCACGGCGGTCACCTGACCCACGGCATGAAGATCAACTTCTCCGGCAAGCTCTACAACGTGGTCCCGTACCACGTCGACGAGACCGGTGTCGTGGACATGGACGAGGTGGAGCGCCTCGCCAAGGAGTCCCAGCCGAAGCTGATCGTGGCCGGCTGGTCCGCGTACCCGCGTCAGCTGGACTTCGCCGCCTTCCGCCGCGTCGCGGACGAGGTCGGCGCGTACCTGATGGTCGACATGGCCCACTTCGCGGGCCTGGTCGCCGCGGGCCTGCACCCCAGCCCGGTGCCGCACGCCCACGTCGTCACGACCACCACGCACAAGACCCTCGGCGGTCCTCGCGGCGGTGTGATCCTCTCCACCCAGGAACTCGCCAAGAAGATCAACTCGGCGGTCTTCCCGGGGCAGCAGGGCGGCCCGCTGGAGCACGTGATCGCGGCCAAGGCCGTGTCGTTCAAGGTCGCGGCGTCGGAAGAGTTCAAGGAGCGCCAGCAGCGCACCCTGGACGGTGCCCGCATCATCGCCGACCGCCTGGTCCAGCCGGACGTCACCGAGGTGGGCGTCTCCGTCCTCTCCGGCGGCACCGACGTGCACCTGGTCCTGGTGGACCTGCGCAACTCCGAGCTGGACGGCCAGCAGGCCGAGGACCGGCTCCACGAGATCGGCATCACGGTCAACCGGAACGCCGTCCCGAACGACCCGCGCCCGCCGATGGTCACCTCCGGCCTGCGCATCGGTACGCCGGCCCTGGCCACCCGCGGCTTCCGGGCCGAGGACTTCACCGAGGTGGCGGAGATCATCGCCTCGGCCCTGAAGCCCTCGTACGACGCCGAGGACCTCAAGGCCCGCGTCGTCGCGCTGGCCGAGAAGTTCCCGCTGTACCCCGGCCTGAAGAAGTAG
- a CDS encoding L-serine ammonia-lyase — MAISVFDLFSIGIGPSSSHTVGPMRAARMFARRLKNEGLLAPTASIRAELYGSLGATGHGHGTPKAVLLGLEGESPRTVDVEAADARVEQIRTTGRISLLGAHEIPFDADEHLVLHRRKALPYHANGMSLHAYDETGALLLEKTYYSVGGGFVVDEDAVGADRIIPDDTVLAHPFRTGDELLRLARETGLSISSLMLENEKEWRTEEEIRTGLLEIWRVMQACVGRGMSREGILPGGLKVRRRAANSARQLRAEGDPQTHAMEWITLYAMAVNEENAAGGRVVTAPTNGAAGIIPAVLHYYMNFAAGGATPEEKDDSVVRFLLAAGAIGMLFKENASISGAEVGCQGEVGSACSMAAGALAEVLGGSPEQVENAAEIGMEHNLGLTCDPVGGLVQIPCIERNGMAAVKAVTAAKMALRGDGTHKVSLDKVIKTMKETGADMSVKYKETARGGLAVNIIEC; from the coding sequence GTGGCCATTTCGGTCTTCGACCTGTTCTCGATCGGCATCGGGCCGTCCAGCTCCCACACGGTGGGCCCGATGCGGGCGGCGCGGATGTTCGCGCGCCGGCTGAAGAACGAGGGCCTGCTCGCGCCGACCGCCTCGATACGCGCCGAGCTGTACGGCTCCCTCGGCGCGACCGGCCACGGCCACGGCACGCCGAAGGCGGTCCTCCTCGGCCTGGAGGGCGAGTCCCCCCGGACCGTGGACGTCGAGGCCGCCGACGCCCGGGTCGAGCAGATCCGCACCACCGGCCGCATCAGCCTGCTGGGCGCCCACGAGATCCCGTTCGACGCGGACGAGCACCTCGTCCTGCACCGCCGCAAGGCGCTCCCGTACCACGCGAACGGCATGTCCCTCCACGCGTACGACGAGACCGGCGCGCTGCTGCTGGAGAAGACGTACTACTCGGTGGGCGGCGGGTTCGTCGTCGACGAGGACGCGGTCGGCGCCGACCGGATCATCCCCGACGACACCGTCCTCGCCCACCCCTTCCGCACCGGCGACGAGCTGCTCCGCCTGGCCCGGGAGACCGGGCTCTCCATCTCCTCGCTGATGCTGGAAAACGAGAAGGAATGGCGCACCGAGGAGGAGATCCGTACCGGTCTGCTGGAGATCTGGCGGGTCATGCAGGCGTGCGTCGGCCGGGGCATGTCCCGCGAGGGCATCCTCCCCGGCGGCCTCAAGGTCCGCCGCCGCGCCGCCAACTCCGCCCGCCAGCTGCGGGCCGAGGGCGACCCGCAGACCCACGCGATGGAGTGGATCACCCTCTACGCCATGGCGGTCAACGAGGAGAACGCCGCCGGCGGCCGGGTCGTGACCGCCCCCACCAACGGCGCGGCCGGCATCATCCCGGCGGTACTGCACTACTACATGAACTTCGCGGCCGGCGGCGCCACCCCGGAGGAGAAGGACGACAGCGTCGTCCGCTTCCTCCTCGCGGCGGGCGCGATCGGCATGCTCTTCAAGGAGAACGCCTCGATCTCCGGCGCCGAGGTCGGCTGCCAGGGCGAGGTCGGCTCCGCCTGCTCCATGGCCGCCGGCGCGCTCGCCGAGGTCCTCGGCGGCTCCCCCGAGCAGGTGGAGAACGCCGCCGAGATCGGCATGGAACACAACCTCGGCCTCACCTGCGACCCGGTCGGCGGCCTCGTCCAGATCCCCTGCATCGAGCGGAACGGCATGGCGGCGGTGAAGGCCGTCACCGCCGCGAAGATGGCCCTGCGCGGCGACGGCACCCACAAGGTCTCCCTGGACAAGGTCATCAAGACCATGAAGGAGACCGGCGCCGACATGTCCGTCAAGTACAAGGAGACGGCCCGGGGCGGGCTCGCGGTGAACATCATCGAGTGCTGA
- a CDS encoding type II toxin-antitoxin system VapC family toxin, with protein sequence MGGTLVLDCEGLSQLVRRTPEITEWPAAAEAEDIRVVTSSVTLVDARDPKINQARFDYAVSRVNIIPPSEAVARRASKLLATAGPHGHKYAVVAATALTSPAPGTVLTSDTEDLLTPCGPSVRVIEV encoded by the coding sequence GTGGGCGGCACGCTCGTCCTGGACTGCGAGGGCCTGTCCCAACTGGTACGACGCACACCTGAGATCACCGAGTGGCCGGCGGCAGCCGAAGCCGAAGACATCCGCGTCGTCACCAGTTCCGTCACCCTCGTCGACGCGCGCGACCCCAAAATCAACCAGGCCCGCTTCGACTACGCCGTTTCCCGAGTGAACATCATCCCGCCGAGCGAAGCCGTCGCCCGCCGTGCGAGCAAGCTTCTGGCCACGGCCGGGCCGCACGGCCACAAGTACGCCGTCGTGGCCGCCACCGCGCTCACCTCACCAGCGCCGGGGACCGTCCTGACATCGGACACCGAAGACCTGTTGACGCCCTGCGGCCCCAGCGTCCGTGTCATCGAGGTCTGA
- a CDS encoding YbaK/EbsC family protein, protein MATDDADGIYGKLLSLLDERGAAYRVIEHASEGNSEAVSLLRGHPLGQAAKCIVTMVKVGKKEKHFVLVVVPGDKRVDLAAVKALYGGSYASFASADIAEDLAKSPSGTILPFSFDDRLELIVDPALLVHPEMYFNAGRLDRSLALSTADFRSVAEPRVEPVSAD, encoded by the coding sequence ATGGCTACGGACGACGCCGACGGCATCTACGGCAAGCTGCTGTCCCTGCTGGACGAGCGCGGGGCCGCGTACCGGGTGATCGAGCACGCCTCGGAGGGCAACTCCGAGGCGGTCAGCCTGCTCCGCGGCCACCCCCTCGGCCAAGCCGCCAAGTGCATCGTCACGATGGTGAAGGTCGGCAAGAAGGAGAAGCACTTCGTCCTGGTGGTCGTGCCCGGGGACAAGCGGGTCGACCTGGCGGCGGTGAAGGCGCTCTACGGCGGGAGTTACGCCTCCTTCGCCTCGGCCGACATCGCGGAGGACCTGGCCAAGTCCCCGAGCGGCACGATCCTCCCGTTCTCGTTCGACGACCGGCTGGAACTGATCGTGGACCCCGCGCTGCTGGTCCACCCGGAGATGTATTTCAACGCCGGCCGCCTCGACCGCTCGCTCGCCCTGTCCACGGCGGACTTCCGGTCCGTCGCCGAGCCCCGGGTGGAGCCGGTCTCGGCGGACTGA
- a CDS encoding right-handed parallel beta-helix repeat-containing protein, with protein MDRRALMLATGGLLGGVGTAQVVAGPSAVAAEADATAGPLFDVRLYGAVGDGVADDTPAFHRALADARAVPGGGATLLVPAGSYPLGESLLLGPGMSVRAYGARLFRTGNTSALVKNYTTGMPAVGGYAGAGNISVFGGTWDMRGSTFTSTCPAFVFTHAEGLTIRDAAVLGVPEAHAVEINAMRRVRIIDCLFDGVYVAPGTPTVPNRHEAVQITGATNANNLPAPDYDGTSCEDVLISGCTVRNSSAVLAPYDALCGDHYVASSDAPRPLHRNIRVLGNRVESSGAYGIRATDWQQSVISGNTIDSAAVNGIYVTSGSGNPLKDIAVTGNTIRGTGSGGAIVVSNSGTGRNSSVVVSDNIVREVAGETGIYIGQSDGASVTGNIIATTRHPTGGNAQGIQLQGSPNALVTGNHVSDVEGDGIGVDSASTGVLVAQNTVLNAARNGIAIASSDVAVRDNRVTGAGTSGLAGTYAIRIGGNAVNVSCQGNVSRPSGGTGAEAGIGVMAGSQAAWITGNDMRGWGTAAVLDLASGTVASNNPG; from the coding sequence ATGGACAGACGTGCACTGATGCTGGCGACCGGCGGACTCCTGGGTGGCGTCGGTACCGCCCAGGTGGTGGCGGGGCCGTCGGCCGTAGCCGCCGAAGCGGACGCCACGGCCGGCCCGCTCTTCGACGTACGGCTCTACGGGGCGGTCGGAGACGGCGTCGCCGATGACACCCCGGCCTTCCACCGGGCACTGGCCGACGCCCGGGCAGTGCCGGGAGGCGGGGCAACGCTGTTGGTGCCGGCGGGCAGCTACCCACTCGGGGAGTCGTTGCTGCTCGGTCCCGGTATGAGCGTGCGCGCGTACGGAGCCCGGTTGTTCCGGACCGGCAACACCTCGGCCCTGGTCAAGAACTACACGACCGGCATGCCCGCGGTCGGCGGGTACGCGGGAGCCGGGAACATATCCGTCTTCGGCGGCACCTGGGACATGCGTGGCAGTACCTTCACCTCGACATGCCCGGCCTTCGTCTTCACTCACGCCGAAGGCCTCACCATCCGTGACGCTGCCGTCCTCGGCGTTCCCGAAGCGCACGCCGTCGAGATCAACGCGATGCGTCGGGTCAGGATCATCGACTGCCTCTTCGACGGCGTGTACGTGGCACCCGGTACGCCCACCGTGCCGAACCGACACGAGGCCGTGCAAATCACCGGTGCCACCAACGCGAACAACCTGCCGGCACCCGACTACGACGGTACTTCCTGTGAGGACGTGCTGATTTCCGGCTGCACCGTGCGCAACTCCTCCGCCGTCCTTGCCCCCTACGACGCCCTGTGCGGCGATCACTACGTCGCTTCGTCCGACGCCCCCCGCCCTCTGCACCGAAACATCCGCGTTCTGGGGAACCGGGTGGAGAGCAGCGGCGCGTACGGCATTCGCGCCACCGATTGGCAGCAGTCGGTGATCTCCGGGAACACGATCGACTCTGCGGCGGTCAACGGCATCTACGTCACTTCCGGTTCCGGTAACCCCCTGAAGGACATCGCGGTGACCGGCAACACCATCCGCGGCACCGGGTCGGGTGGCGCGATCGTGGTGTCCAACAGTGGCACGGGCCGGAACAGTTCGGTGGTCGTCAGCGACAACATCGTCCGTGAGGTGGCCGGCGAGACGGGTATCTACATCGGCCAGAGCGACGGCGCTTCGGTCACCGGCAACATCATCGCCACGACCCGCCACCCGACCGGCGGCAACGCCCAGGGAATCCAGCTCCAGGGCTCCCCGAACGCATTGGTCACCGGCAACCACGTGTCGGACGTCGAGGGTGACGGCATCGGCGTCGACAGCGCCTCGACCGGGGTATTGGTCGCCCAGAACACCGTGCTGAACGCGGCACGCAACGGCATCGCCATCGCCTCCTCCGACGTCGCGGTGCGCGACAACCGGGTCACCGGGGCAGGCACCTCGGGTCTGGCGGGCACCTACGCCATCCGCATCGGCGGCAACGCGGTGAACGTGTCCTGCCAGGGCAACGTGTCCCGACCGAGTGGCGGCACGGGCGCCGAGGCGGGCATCGGCGTGATGGCGGGCAGCCAGGCTGCCTGGATAACCGGCAACGACATGCGCGGCTGGGGCACCGCGGCGGTCCTCGACCTGGCCTCCGGGACTGTGGCGTCCAACAATCCCGGCTGA
- a CDS encoding LamG-like jellyroll fold domain-containing protein, with protein sequence MHTTPDGSPDAPERNLLTEAAAHSAGCGCPRTADLDGEGPAAGSRRTFLRGAGVLGAGAAATATGLLGATPAFASGASDAHADAYSGAHDDGKKTGRGKRGTWSPDPESPRFTFVVMPDTQYMFDIDRIHPAPMEASFRYVLDPAGRAGGNDENIVFLAHLGDVTNNGHAEEFAAVTKVFDMLDDAGAAYGVLAGNHDVGGDDQRGRTPYLDTFGPARAKKSPAYHSSSPDGYHTSHIFRAGGRRWMVLSLDWRMSDAGFAWANTVIRENPALPVIVTTHEIVGSYDDGSADLSAYGQQMWDGLIKDNDQIFLTLNGHYWPPGSTVKKNSAGNDVHLHITNYQDRYYGGSGMLRSYRFDLNRGRIDIATFSPWMRERAAEDELNAAAAKEIELTSPVDYFSMDIDFDERFAGFAPVAERGPRAARRMLVPGTLAYWRFDGSGAEGGSLPAGTVVQDQSGHGNDLVLQQVPGAAANALTWTGDHHPDQPGHGGLVFAGQGNPVAGAYLRTVDKAPVNAETFPHGYTIELFFKVPADWNGGRNGWSSMLSRAGTAAEAGKNGPGSTADEPVMTLGLSGSLEIQWNAYPLNTDGATTAWSHLLRQQEWWHVAVVNDGKVSKLYVNGCEEGRNPTSKAVGLASLHQPFLVGGYQWAGNVSQVFHGTLGDVRIVDRALRVDQFMNA encoded by the coding sequence ATGCACACCACCCCTGACGGCAGCCCCGACGCCCCGGAGCGGAACCTGCTGACGGAAGCGGCCGCGCACTCGGCCGGCTGCGGCTGTCCGCGCACCGCGGACCTCGACGGCGAGGGGCCGGCGGCCGGCAGCCGGCGCACCTTCCTGCGCGGCGCCGGTGTCCTCGGCGCGGGGGCCGCGGCGACCGCGACGGGGCTGCTCGGCGCGACGCCGGCCTTCGCCTCGGGCGCGTCCGACGCGCACGCGGACGCGTACTCCGGCGCGCACGACGACGGCAAGAAGACCGGGCGCGGCAAGCGCGGCACATGGAGCCCGGACCCGGAGAGCCCGCGGTTCACCTTCGTCGTGATGCCCGACACCCAGTACATGTTCGACATCGACCGGATCCACCCGGCTCCGATGGAGGCGTCCTTCCGATACGTCCTCGACCCGGCCGGGCGGGCCGGTGGAAACGACGAGAACATCGTCTTCCTCGCCCACCTCGGCGACGTGACCAACAACGGTCACGCCGAGGAGTTCGCCGCCGTGACCAAGGTGTTCGACATGCTCGACGACGCGGGCGCCGCGTACGGCGTGCTGGCGGGAAACCACGACGTCGGCGGGGACGACCAGCGGGGCCGGACCCCGTACCTGGACACGTTCGGCCCGGCGCGGGCCAAGAAGTCGCCCGCGTACCATTCCTCCAGCCCCGACGGCTACCACACCAGCCACATCTTCCGCGCGGGCGGCCGACGTTGGATGGTGCTCTCCCTCGACTGGCGCATGTCGGACGCCGGGTTCGCCTGGGCCAACACCGTCATCAGGGAGAACCCGGCCCTCCCGGTGATCGTGACGACCCACGAGATCGTCGGCTCGTACGACGACGGCTCCGCCGACCTCTCGGCGTACGGGCAGCAGATGTGGGACGGGCTGATCAAGGACAACGACCAGATCTTCCTCACCCTGAACGGCCACTACTGGCCGCCCGGCTCGACCGTGAAGAAGAACAGCGCCGGCAACGACGTGCACCTGCACATCACCAACTACCAGGACCGCTACTACGGCGGTTCCGGCATGCTGCGCTCGTACCGCTTCGACCTCAACCGGGGCCGGATCGACATCGCCACGTTCTCGCCGTGGATGCGGGAGCGCGCGGCCGAGGACGAGCTGAACGCGGCCGCCGCCAAGGAGATCGAACTGACCTCCCCGGTCGACTACTTCTCCATGGACATCGACTTCGACGAGCGTTTCGCCGGTTTCGCCCCGGTCGCGGAGCGCGGCCCCCGTGCCGCCCGGCGGATGCTGGTCCCCGGCACCCTCGCGTACTGGCGGTTCGACGGCTCGGGCGCCGAGGGCGGCAGCCTGCCCGCCGGTACGGTCGTCCAGGACCAGTCGGGCCACGGCAACGACCTCGTCCTCCAGCAGGTACCGGGCGCCGCCGCGAACGCGCTGACCTGGACCGGCGACCACCACCCCGACCAGCCCGGACACGGCGGCCTCGTCTTCGCGGGCCAGGGCAACCCGGTGGCCGGCGCCTACCTCCGTACCGTCGACAAGGCACCGGTCAACGCGGAGACGTTCCCGCACGGTTACACCATCGAGCTCTTCTTCAAGGTGCCCGCCGACTGGAACGGCGGCCGCAACGGCTGGTCCTCGATGCTCAGCCGCGCCGGGACCGCGGCGGAGGCCGGGAAGAACGGCCCGGGGTCGACCGCCGACGAGCCGGTCATGACGCTGGGGCTCAGCGGGTCCCTGGAGATCCAGTGGAACGCCTACCCGCTCAACACGGACGGAGCGACCACCGCGTGGAGCCACCTGCTCCGGCAGCAGGAGTGGTGGCACGTCGCCGTCGTCAACGACGGCAAGGTCAGCAAGCTCTACGTGAACGGCTGCGAGGAGGGCCGCAACCCCACCTCGAAGGCGGTCGGCCTGGCCTCGCTGCACCAGCCGTTCCTGGTCGGCGGCTACCAGTGGGCCGGGAACGTCAGCCAGGTCTTCCACGGCACCCTCGGCGACGTACGCATCGTCGACCGGGCGCTGCGGGTGGACCAGTTCATGAACGCCTGA